One stretch of Pandoraea oxalativorans DNA includes these proteins:
- a CDS encoding DUF2252 family protein, whose protein sequence is MARSPHAYVRGSTARFYEWLDEADVNLPQGPAIWICGDCHTGNLGPLADAHGHVDVLIRDLDQTVIGNPVHDLIRLALSLASAARGSALSGLTIIHMLEALTHGYMAAFDRGDGKDDRQGSKSRSTKNGKGRSNSHNGKAQDQRPEIVDLIMRRAVKRSWKHLALERIEDIRPKIPLGRRFWPLSATEQKQIDTLFQLDNIARLATSLRGRPNDGAVEVLDAAYWVKGCSSLGRLRYAVLLDVDGGVVQGDDLCLMDLKEGVKAAAPRYAGVRMPRDNAERVVTGARHLSPSLGERMRAARLMDRSVVIRELLPQDLKLEIDTLTQHDAAEVAQYLGGVVGHAHARQMDDVTCRAWLADLQRNRSKTIDTPVWLWNSVVQLTSEHEAAYLEHCKRLFSGVAPD, encoded by the coding sequence ATGGCGCGATCGCCTCATGCTTATGTGCGAGGCAGCACCGCACGATTCTACGAATGGCTGGACGAGGCCGACGTCAATCTGCCGCAAGGCCCTGCCATCTGGATTTGCGGCGACTGTCACACTGGCAATCTCGGCCCGCTCGCGGACGCACACGGTCATGTCGACGTATTGATCCGCGATCTCGACCAGACCGTCATCGGCAACCCCGTCCATGACCTCATCCGCCTCGCCCTCTCGCTAGCCAGCGCCGCGCGCGGCTCGGCGCTCTCAGGGCTGACCATCATCCACATGCTCGAAGCGCTCACGCATGGCTATATGGCGGCGTTCGATCGCGGCGATGGCAAGGACGATCGGCAAGGCAGCAAATCGCGCAGCACGAAGAACGGCAAGGGACGCAGCAACTCGCACAACGGCAAGGCACAGGACCAGCGCCCTGAGATCGTCGACCTGATCATGCGACGCGCAGTCAAACGCTCATGGAAGCACCTGGCACTGGAGCGCATCGAGGACATCCGTCCGAAGATTCCACTGGGCAGACGCTTCTGGCCGCTCAGCGCGACGGAGCAAAAGCAGATCGACACGTTGTTTCAACTCGACAACATCGCGCGTCTGGCCACGTCATTACGTGGACGGCCGAACGACGGCGCTGTCGAAGTGCTCGACGCCGCCTACTGGGTGAAGGGATGCAGTTCGCTCGGGCGTCTGCGCTACGCCGTTTTGCTCGACGTGGACGGTGGCGTCGTGCAGGGCGACGACCTCTGCCTCATGGACCTGAAAGAAGGCGTGAAGGCGGCAGCGCCTCGCTATGCGGGCGTTCGCATGCCGCGCGACAACGCCGAACGTGTCGTCACCGGCGCGCGGCATCTTTCGCCGTCGCTTGGCGAGCGCATGCGCGCAGCGCGTCTGATGGACCGCTCCGTCGTGATTCGAGAGTTGCTGCCGCAGGACCTGAAGCTTGAAATCGACACCCTCACGCAGCACGACGCCGCCGAAGTAGCGCAGTACCTCGGAGGTGTCGTCGGGCACGCGCATGCCCGGCAAATGGACGACGTCACCTGCCGCGCGTGGCTCGCCGACCTGCAACGCAACCGATCGAAGACCATCGACACGCCGGTCTGGCTGTGGAACAGCGTGGTTCAGCTCACGAGCGAACACGAAGCCGCGTACCTCGAACACTGCAAACGTCTGTTCTCCGGCGTCGCGCCCGACTGA
- a CDS encoding nuclear transport factor 2 family protein codes for MAPLPGSAISAAATEGLGASGSTPPAVPASQLAANKQAVLAFYDAGLNRKDFAAARQYLGDKYIQHNPNAPDGVEGFGKFVDFLRKNQPDSHSDIVRAFAEGDFVILHVRKVPHPGDLPIAIVDIFRLEKGKIVEHWDVSQQTPAKTVSGNSMF; via the coding sequence ATGGCGCCGTTGCCCGGCTCGGCGATTTCAGCGGCCGCCACAGAAGGACTGGGCGCTTCGGGCAGCACGCCCCCCGCCGTGCCTGCGTCGCAACTGGCCGCGAACAAGCAGGCCGTGCTGGCCTTCTATGACGCGGGGTTGAATCGCAAGGACTTCGCCGCTGCGCGTCAGTATCTGGGCGACAAGTACATTCAGCACAACCCGAATGCGCCCGACGGTGTCGAGGGTTTCGGCAAGTTCGTCGACTTCCTGCGCAAGAACCAGCCGGACTCGCATAGCGACATCGTGCGCGCGTTCGCGGAAGGTGACTTCGTCATTCTGCATGTCCGCAAGGTGCCGCATCCCGGCGATCTGCCGATTGCCATCGTCGACATCTTCCGTCTCGAGAAGGGGAAGATCGTCGAGCATTGGGACGTCTCGCAACAAACTCCCGCGAAGACCGTCAGCGGCAACTCGATGTTCTGA
- a CDS encoding LysR family transcriptional regulator has protein sequence MDRIDAMKVFVATVDEGSLAGAARRLGRSAAAVSRAIAYLETRTGTALLHRTTRTLKLSAAGERYAAACRRILLDLDEADVIAAGERSAPRGQLTVSMSLAAGETFMREIAEAFIERYPDVVVRLQMSDLPVNLIDEGVDVAVRVAHLPDSSLVATQVGEVRRIIAASPDYLASHPPIETPADPSKHRIVSMTYFGVDSWRFPPTGRSTVPQIVQFTPRLIVNSIRAAIASVVAGHGVARMLSYHIVDELEHGALKIVLQNYEHPPMPVHVITPQGRLAVPKVRAFVDFAVPRLRKHFSRAHKLAAGTP, from the coding sequence ATGGACCGAATCGACGCCATGAAGGTCTTCGTCGCCACCGTCGACGAAGGCAGCCTCGCCGGAGCAGCCCGGCGTCTCGGACGCTCGGCCGCCGCCGTGAGCCGCGCCATCGCCTATCTGGAGACGCGCACCGGCACCGCGCTGCTCCATCGCACCACGCGCACGCTCAAGCTCAGCGCCGCCGGCGAGCGCTATGCGGCCGCCTGCCGACGCATTCTGCTCGACCTCGATGAAGCCGACGTCATCGCCGCCGGTGAGCGGTCTGCACCCCGCGGGCAACTGACCGTCTCCATGTCGCTCGCCGCTGGAGAGACGTTCATGCGCGAGATCGCCGAAGCGTTCATCGAGCGCTACCCGGACGTTGTGGTGCGTCTGCAAATGAGCGACCTGCCGGTGAACCTGATCGACGAAGGCGTCGATGTGGCGGTACGCGTGGCACACCTGCCCGACTCGTCGCTGGTGGCGACCCAAGTCGGCGAAGTGCGACGCATCATCGCCGCGTCCCCCGACTATCTGGCCTCGCACCCGCCCATCGAGACGCCCGCCGACCCGTCGAAACATCGCATCGTTTCCATGACGTACTTCGGCGTCGACTCGTGGCGTTTCCCGCCGACGGGGCGCAGCACCGTACCGCAGATCGTCCAGTTCACGCCGCGTCTGATCGTCAACTCGATCCGGGCCGCCATTGCATCGGTCGTGGCCGGGCACGGCGTGGCGCGCATGCTCTCGTATCACATCGTCGACGAACTGGAGCACGGGGCGCTGAAGATCGTGCTTCAGAACTATGAACATCCGCCGATGCCGGTGCACGTCATCACGCCTCAGGGACGGCTGGCCGTGCCAAAAGTACGCGCGTTCGTGGACTTCGCGGTGCCGCGTCTGCGCAAGCACTTCTCGCGCGCGCACAAGCTTGCGGCAGGCACGCCCTAA
- a CDS encoding YbfB/YjiJ family MFS transporter: MSNAVLGGTSTAPFNAWRATLCAACASLIGIGFARFAYTALLPAIIGAHWFAPSTAAYLGAANLGGYLAGALGARVLSRHASNVTILRVMMLLVVAAFFACAWPLSFLWFFAWRFVSGFAGGVLMVIAAPSVLAHVTPSRRGIVSGAIFAGLGLGIAASGTLVPLLLRQGLAQTWIGLGVLSLVLTTVAWHGWPASAPATAATPAHPKHRPAVPLTLRSLYIEYALNAVALVPHMIFLVDYVARGLGKGLDAGANYWVLYGLGAIVGPLFVGHLADRIGFARALRVAYVSQMFAVILPVLGLGLPALIVSSMVMGAFTPGIVPLVLGRVNELLAHHPASQKGAWSTATTSFATFQAGAAYGLSFLFAATSGNYSLLFVVGGVAMTLGLAANLVAAKMARA; this comes from the coding sequence ATGTCCAATGCAGTCCTCGGCGGCACCTCGACCGCCCCTTTCAACGCCTGGCGCGCCACACTTTGCGCCGCTTGCGCAAGCCTCATCGGTATCGGCTTCGCCCGCTTCGCCTACACCGCGCTGCTCCCCGCGATCATCGGCGCACACTGGTTTGCGCCTTCGACGGCGGCTTATCTGGGTGCCGCGAACCTTGGCGGCTACCTCGCCGGTGCGCTGGGCGCGCGCGTGTTGTCGCGTCATGCGTCGAACGTGACGATCCTGCGCGTGATGATGCTGCTGGTCGTCGCGGCGTTCTTCGCCTGTGCGTGGCCGCTCTCGTTCCTGTGGTTCTTCGCATGGCGTTTCGTCTCCGGCTTCGCGGGCGGGGTGTTGATGGTGATTGCTGCCCCTTCGGTGCTGGCGCACGTTACCCCGTCGCGACGCGGCATTGTGAGCGGCGCCATCTTCGCAGGCCTTGGGTTGGGAATCGCCGCATCGGGCACGCTCGTGCCGCTGTTGCTGCGTCAGGGCCTCGCGCAAACGTGGATCGGGCTCGGCGTGTTGTCGCTGGTCCTCACGACCGTCGCATGGCACGGCTGGCCCGCGAGTGCACCTGCGACGGCAGCGACGCCTGCGCATCCGAAACACCGCCCCGCCGTCCCCCTCACGTTGCGCTCGCTCTACATCGAATACGCACTGAACGCCGTCGCTCTGGTGCCGCACATGATCTTCCTCGTCGATTACGTGGCGCGCGGTCTGGGCAAAGGTCTCGATGCGGGGGCCAACTACTGGGTGCTGTACGGACTGGGGGCCATCGTCGGACCGCTCTTCGTGGGCCACCTCGCCGATCGCATTGGCTTTGCGCGTGCGTTGCGCGTCGCGTATGTCTCACAGATGTTTGCCGTGATCCTGCCGGTGCTTGGCCTCGGGCTGCCCGCTCTGATCGTCTCCAGCATGGTGATGGGGGCATTCACGCCGGGTATCGTGCCGCTCGTTCTCGGCCGGGTGAACGAACTCCTCGCGCATCATCCTGCCTCGCAAAAAGGTGCGTGGAGTACCGCGACGACAAGCTTCGCCACCTTTCAGGCAGGCGCCGCCTACGGGCTGTCGTTCCTCTTCGCGGCGACGTCCGGCAACTACTCGCTGCTGTTCGTCGTGGGGGGCGTCGCCATGACGCTCGGGTTGGCGGCAAACCTCGTCGCAGCGAAGATGGCGCGAGCCTGA
- a CDS encoding MBL fold metallo-hydrolase, with product MSFSHFPRQRIGDFTVIAISDGYLTASFDFLSNIDATDADNIQRAAGESNPSAVHINCYVVQGGGRTVLIDSGAGGIKQWGGHLNANLRHAGVAPEAIDTVLLTHAHPDHVGGLMTSSGQRAFPNAELAVNKSELAFWQDDANLARASERAQGNFRIARGVFDAYREQLRTFGAGEVLPGVRALSLPGHTEGHTGFLVESRDAGLLVWGDIVHFPHIQIQRPEVTIAFDQDASLAAATRSRLLDSVSADGVLIAGMHLGEAGFARIRRSKGEYGLAYETDA from the coding sequence ATGTCTTTTTCTCACTTCCCGCGCCAGCGGATCGGCGATTTCACCGTGATCGCCATCAGCGACGGCTATCTCACGGCGAGTTTCGACTTCCTGTCGAACATCGACGCCACCGACGCCGACAACATCCAGCGTGCTGCCGGCGAGTCCAATCCATCGGCCGTCCACATCAACTGCTATGTGGTGCAAGGCGGAGGACGCACCGTCCTCATCGACAGCGGGGCGGGTGGCATCAAGCAGTGGGGCGGCCATTTGAACGCGAACCTTCGGCATGCGGGAGTTGCACCGGAAGCCATCGATACGGTGCTGCTCACACATGCGCATCCGGATCACGTGGGCGGATTGATGACCTCAAGCGGGCAGCGTGCATTTCCGAACGCCGAGCTTGCGGTCAACAAGAGCGAGCTTGCGTTCTGGCAGGACGATGCCAATCTGGCGCGCGCCAGCGAAAGAGCGCAGGGCAACTTCCGGATCGCCCGCGGTGTTTTCGATGCCTACCGCGAACAACTGCGCACCTTCGGTGCGGGCGAGGTCCTGCCCGGGGTTCGAGCGCTGTCGTTGCCCGGACACACGGAGGGACACACGGGTTTTCTCGTCGAATCGCGCGACGCGGGGCTGCTCGTCTGGGGCGATATCGTGCACTTCCCGCACATCCAGATCCAGCGGCCCGAGGTCACGATTGCGTTCGATCAGGATGCCTCGCTTGCAGCGGCGACCCGGTCGCGGTTGCTCGATAGCGTCAGCGCGGACGGCGTGCTGATCGCAGGGATGCATCTGGGCGAGGCTGGCTTCGCGAGGATTCGCCGCTCGAAGGGCGAGTACGGTCTCGCGTACGAGACCGATGCGTAA
- a CDS encoding LysR substrate-binding domain-containing protein: protein MRRKIPSHSALLAFEAAARHGSFARAADELARTEGAVSRQIARLEEFLGVTLFERIGNRVRLLPNGARYAAQVRETLDRLERDSLYLMGQPSEGASLDIAATPTFATRWLIPRLAGFQERHPNITVHLSECMQPFLLAGSGFDAAIHFEHPAWAGMHVHRLLEEVLIPVCSPSLLARAGEGASLDDLPRLHRRQNPDAWQHYAQGTGITLTNSAVGARYDLHSMLIEAALAGLGVALVPRLYVGAELEQGRLVTPWPQDSAVAKNFCLVLPEPLELRQGPIRTFSDWLLDEAGAMPA, encoded by the coding sequence ATGCGACGCAAGATCCCGAGCCATTCCGCCCTACTCGCCTTCGAGGCCGCCGCCCGGCATGGGAGCTTCGCGCGTGCGGCCGATGAGTTAGCTCGCACCGAAGGCGCCGTCAGTCGTCAGATCGCACGGCTGGAGGAATTTCTGGGAGTGACGTTGTTCGAGCGCATCGGCAACCGGGTGCGGTTGCTGCCGAACGGCGCGCGATATGCCGCGCAGGTGCGCGAAACGTTGGACCGACTGGAGCGCGACAGCCTGTATCTGATGGGGCAACCGTCCGAGGGCGCGAGTCTCGATATCGCGGCGACACCGACCTTCGCCACGCGCTGGCTCATCCCCCGCCTGGCGGGTTTTCAGGAGCGGCATCCGAATATCACGGTCCACCTTTCGGAATGCATGCAACCGTTCCTACTGGCAGGCAGCGGGTTCGACGCAGCGATCCATTTCGAGCATCCGGCCTGGGCCGGGATGCACGTGCATCGTCTGCTGGAGGAAGTGCTGATTCCGGTGTGCAGTCCGTCGTTGCTGGCCCGCGCGGGGGAAGGCGCATCGCTGGACGATCTGCCGCGTCTGCATCGTCGTCAGAATCCCGACGCCTGGCAGCACTACGCGCAGGGCACCGGCATTACGCTGACCAACTCCGCCGTAGGTGCCCGGTACGACCTTCACTCGATGCTGATCGAAGCGGCATTGGCGGGTCTGGGCGTGGCGCTGGTGCCGCGTCTATACGTCGGGGCCGAGCTTGAACAAGGCCGTTTGGTCACACCGTGGCCGCAGGACAGCGCCGTGGCGAAGAACTTCTGCCTCGTGCTGCCCGAACCGCTCGAATTGCGTCAGGGACCGATTCGCACGTTCTCGGACTGGCTGCTCGATGAGGCAGGCGCGATGCCTGCCTGA
- a CDS encoding sulfite exporter TauE/SafE family protein: MLAGFMAGHVWGMVMIAIVGTAAGAVSGVVGTGSSMMLLPVLVYTYGPKQAVPIMAVAAIVGNLSKVVAWWREIDWRAVLAYAVPGAPAAALGAKTLWSLPSTAVDIALGVFFVAMVPTRHFLRRHQFRLSLWQLAAVGAVIGFLTGIVLSTGPLSVPAFAAYGLSGGAFLGAESASSVFIYVAKVLMFSGLGALPPEAWANGLIVGMTLMLGTMLGKRFVLGMSPTVFQRLLDTMLVVSGGVMLSAAWR; encoded by the coding sequence ATGTTGGCAGGATTCATGGCGGGGCACGTGTGGGGCATGGTCATGATCGCTATCGTGGGGACGGCGGCGGGGGCGGTCAGCGGGGTGGTCGGTACGGGATCGTCGATGATGCTGTTGCCGGTACTGGTGTACACGTACGGCCCGAAACAGGCGGTGCCGATCATGGCCGTCGCAGCCATCGTCGGCAATCTCTCGAAAGTGGTGGCGTGGTGGCGCGAGATCGACTGGCGGGCCGTGCTGGCCTATGCGGTGCCGGGGGCGCCTGCGGCCGCCCTCGGCGCGAAAACGCTCTGGAGCCTCCCGTCGACCGCCGTCGATATTGCGCTGGGGGTGTTCTTCGTCGCCATGGTGCCGACCCGGCACTTTCTTCGACGCCATCAATTTCGTCTGTCGCTCTGGCAACTGGCGGCGGTGGGCGCAGTGATCGGCTTCCTGACCGGTATCGTGCTGTCGACGGGGCCGCTCAGCGTTCCTGCATTCGCCGCGTACGGCCTGTCGGGCGGCGCGTTCCTCGGCGCGGAGTCGGCCAGTTCCGTCTTCATCTACGTGGCCAAGGTGTTGATGTTCTCGGGGCTGGGTGCGCTGCCGCCCGAAGCCTGGGCCAATGGTCTGATCGTCGGCATGACGCTGATGCTGGGCACGATGCTCGGCAAGCGCTTCGTCCTCGGCATGTCGCCGACCGTCTTCCAGCGCTTGCTCGATACGATGCTGGTCGTCTCCGGTGGCGTAATGCTGAGCGCGGCGTGGCGTTGA
- a CDS encoding LysR substrate-binding domain-containing protein, with protein MSRQLPPLHALRVFEIAARAESLSAAAQELSITHGAVSRQIALLEAWLGQTLFVRQGQRNVATDHARAFAAEISAAFDLMGDAALRFGKAPQTRVVRVNAQTTLAMHWLIARLPAFHTAFPDVQVVVTTSSGADPAFRGGFDVAIRRDPPARPEWQPYERTPLFTERASLVAAPSLLEALPLRRLKDLAKHTFVATQTRVGAWEDWLSVAGVPALRPVRFHRFDHYHVSLQAVMDGLGLGIGCTPTLDRELAAGRLVMPFPDIQADGATYVTLVPRDADKSTPLRDFLTWVHEAARAPVVALTSPARRATSPATRRTRAGSTG; from the coding sequence ATGTCGCGCCAACTGCCGCCGTTGCATGCCCTGCGTGTTTTCGAGATCGCCGCACGCGCCGAGAGCCTCAGTGCCGCCGCGCAGGAACTGTCGATCACGCATGGTGCCGTGAGCCGTCAGATCGCTTTGCTCGAAGCGTGGCTGGGGCAAACGTTGTTCGTCCGTCAGGGCCAGCGCAATGTCGCGACGGACCACGCGCGGGCTTTCGCCGCCGAGATCAGTGCTGCGTTCGACCTCATGGGCGACGCGGCGCTGCGCTTCGGCAAAGCGCCCCAAACGCGCGTGGTGCGTGTCAACGCACAGACCACGCTTGCCATGCACTGGCTGATCGCGCGGCTGCCCGCATTTCATACCGCCTTCCCGGATGTGCAGGTTGTCGTCACCACGTCGAGCGGGGCCGACCCGGCGTTTCGCGGCGGGTTCGACGTCGCCATTCGACGCGATCCGCCTGCGCGCCCCGAATGGCAGCCTTATGAGCGGACGCCGTTGTTCACAGAGCGCGCAAGCCTCGTCGCCGCCCCCTCGCTGCTCGAAGCGCTGCCGTTACGTCGACTGAAGGATCTGGCGAAGCATACGTTCGTCGCCACGCAAACGCGCGTGGGTGCCTGGGAGGACTGGTTGAGTGTGGCCGGTGTGCCCGCGCTACGCCCGGTGCGATTCCATCGCTTCGATCACTATCACGTGAGCTTGCAGGCCGTGATGGATGGGCTGGGGCTAGGCATCGGTTGCACGCCGACGCTTGATCGCGAGCTGGCGGCCGGTCGCCTCGTGATGCCGTTCCCGGACATTCAGGCCGACGGCGCGACTTACGTCACGCTCGTGCCGCGCGACGCCGACAAATCGACGCCGTTGCGGGATTTCCTGACCTGGGTGCATGAAGCGGCGCGCGCCCCTGTCGTCGCGCTCACGTCCCCCGCGCGGCGCGCCACTTCCCCGGCGACACGCCGAACGCGCGCCGGAAGTACCGGGTGA
- a CDS encoding helix-turn-helix transcriptional regulator yields the protein MDALFQPVQPFQPFRNAPLYWRSTLVPGGDMLTAEYNDHTFAPHWHDAYTFACIVAGAERYAYRGGEHVADAGSIAIIHPGKVHTGARETDFGWRYRVFYLPVGFVQGVQRQLESPLETPGGSASDDDAMPWFGEHVIYDVQAMERLIEAHRLLQIGADPLLAESVLIEAVSMMLVRHAQARVPSLEMHRDAVRVETMKARLSADLTQSLSLTALAEAVDLSPFHAARLFSRETGLAPHAWRNQLRLVRALPALRAGASATDVALAHGFNDLSHFTRYFRRAFGVSPGKWRAARGT from the coding sequence ATGGATGCCTTGTTTCAGCCCGTACAACCGTTTCAGCCGTTCCGCAATGCCCCTTTGTACTGGCGCTCGACGCTCGTACCCGGCGGCGACATGCTCACGGCCGAATACAACGACCATACCTTCGCGCCGCACTGGCACGACGCGTACACGTTCGCGTGCATCGTGGCCGGGGCGGAGCGCTATGCCTATCGCGGCGGCGAGCACGTGGCGGACGCCGGGTCGATCGCCATCATCCATCCCGGTAAAGTCCACACGGGCGCGCGCGAAACCGATTTTGGCTGGCGTTACCGTGTGTTCTACCTGCCCGTCGGCTTCGTGCAGGGCGTGCAGCGGCAGTTGGAAAGTCCGCTGGAGACACCGGGCGGTTCGGCGTCGGACGACGACGCGATGCCCTGGTTCGGCGAACACGTCATTTACGACGTGCAGGCCATGGAGCGGCTCATCGAAGCGCATCGGCTGCTACAGATCGGCGCGGATCCGCTGCTGGCCGAAAGCGTGCTGATCGAAGCGGTGTCGATGATGCTGGTCCGACATGCGCAGGCGCGCGTGCCGTCGTTGGAGATGCATCGCGACGCCGTGCGTGTCGAGACGATGAAAGCGCGTCTGTCGGCCGATCTGACTCAATCGCTCTCACTGACGGCACTTGCCGAAGCCGTCGATCTTTCGCCGTTCCATGCGGCGCGCTTGTTTTCCCGCGAGACCGGACTGGCACCGCACGCGTGGCGCAATCAGTTGCGTCTCGTACGCGCGTTGCCAGCGCTGCGCGCCGGGGCCTCGGCGACAGACGTCGCGCTCGCACACGGCTTCAACGATCTGTCGCATTTCACCCGGTACTTCCGGCGCGCGTTCGGCGTGTCGCCGGGGAAGTGGCGCGCCGCGCGGGGGACGTGA
- the tam gene encoding trans-aconitate 2-methyltransferase → MQQNQSSDTSHAPTNPAWQASQYVKFEDERTRPVRDLVAAIPELPGRDAARVVDIGCGPGNSTEVLAACYAQADVLGLDSSQDMVDAARKRLPQFHFDVADIGAWKDGPFDVILANAVLQWLPDHETLYPRLVECLAPGGSLAVQTPDNLDEPAHRLMREVAADPRWAATLKGTERTARHGAAFYYPLLRGVCSRVDIWRTTYYHPLAGGAPAVVEWFKGSALRPFLTKLDDAAREAFLARYTEEIAKAYPALADGTVLLPFPRLFVVATR, encoded by the coding sequence ATGCAGCAAAACCAGTCGTCCGATACCTCGCACGCCCCGACCAATCCGGCATGGCAGGCGTCGCAGTACGTCAAGTTCGAAGACGAGCGCACGCGTCCCGTGCGCGATCTCGTCGCCGCGATCCCCGAGCTTCCCGGGCGCGATGCCGCACGCGTCGTGGATATCGGGTGTGGCCCCGGCAACTCGACCGAAGTGCTGGCCGCGTGCTATGCGCAGGCGGATGTCCTCGGGCTGGATAGTTCGCAGGATATGGTCGACGCAGCGCGCAAACGTCTTCCGCAGTTTCATTTCGACGTCGCGGATATTGGTGCGTGGAAAGATGGCCCGTTCGACGTGATTCTCGCGAACGCCGTGTTGCAATGGTTGCCCGATCACGAAACGCTGTATCCGCGTCTCGTCGAGTGTCTCGCGCCCGGCGGTTCGCTCGCGGTGCAGACGCCCGATAATCTCGACGAACCCGCTCACCGGCTGATGCGCGAAGTCGCCGCCGACCCGCGCTGGGCCGCGACGCTCAAAGGCACCGAACGCACCGCGCGTCATGGCGCCGCGTTTTACTATCCGCTGCTGCGCGGCGTTTGTTCGCGCGTCGATATCTGGCGCACGACCTACTATCATCCGCTCGCAGGCGGTGCACCGGCGGTCGTCGAATGGTTCAAGGGCAGCGCGCTGCGCCCCTTCCTGACGAAGCTGGACGACGCAGCACGCGAGGCGTTCCTCGCGCGTTACACGGAAGAAATCGCGAAGGCTTATCCGGCGCTCGCCGACGGCACGGTGCTGCTGCCGTTCCCGCGACTCTTCGTCGTAGCCACGCGCTAA
- a CDS encoding anti-sigma factor family protein — protein MSKYENEHESEHDDMHDDPKDPPTTSETTTLGKMLRDGALHHKAPQALRERLRDELANAERHAVAQEAASASSASDLQRGPMQDGKQDAKPEPRAAKPVRSTGVEAAWGPSLAPWLFGGAGGAILGGLAVAMALLVARPPAPAQVQEPAAQTGLQPQEIVSSHARALLSQHPIDVISTDQHTVKPWFNGRLDYAPPVVDLAAKGFPLAGGRLDYVGGRTVSVLVYHTDKHPIDVYVFPARDKASAAPTITGSDGYAIARWRRNGMTYWAITDAEPSHLRVFVEALQAAS, from the coding sequence ATGAGTAAGTACGAAAATGAGCACGAAAGTGAGCATGACGACATGCACGACGATCCCAAAGACCCGCCGACGACAAGCGAAACCACCACGCTAGGCAAAATGCTGCGGGACGGCGCGTTGCATCACAAAGCGCCGCAAGCATTGCGTGAACGGCTTCGCGATGAGTTGGCAAATGCCGAACGCCATGCCGTCGCGCAGGAGGCGGCGAGCGCATCGTCGGCCTCAGACTTGCAGCGCGGGCCTATGCAAGATGGAAAGCAGGATGCGAAGCCGGAACCCCGTGCGGCGAAGCCCGTGAGGTCCACCGGCGTCGAAGCCGCGTGGGGCCCAAGTCTCGCGCCGTGGCTGTTCGGGGGGGCGGGCGGTGCGATCCTCGGCGGGCTGGCCGTTGCGATGGCGTTGCTGGTGGCGCGTCCGCCAGCGCCTGCGCAGGTGCAGGAACCGGCCGCGCAGACCGGCTTGCAGCCGCAGGAGATCGTGTCGAGCCATGCGCGCGCGCTGTTGTCGCAACATCCGATCGACGTGATCTCGACGGACCAGCATACGGTCAAGCCGTGGTTCAACGGACGCCTCGACTACGCACCGCCGGTCGTCGATCTGGCCGCCAAGGGATTCCCGCTCGCGGGCGGACGTCTGGACTACGTCGGCGGTCGCACGGTGTCCGTGCTCGTCTACCACACCGATAAGCATCCGATCGATGTGTACGTGTTTCCGGCACGCGACAAGGCGTCGGCCGCACCCACGATCACCGGCAGCGACGGCTATGCGATTGCCCGCTGGCGACGCAATGGCATGACGTACTGGGCGATCACCGACGCGGAGCCGTCGCATCTGCGTGTCTTCGTGGAGGCGTTGCAGGCGGCGAGCTGA
- a CDS encoding RNA polymerase sigma factor: MTDAQTPGAQASGRFEALALPHLDAAYNLARWLSGSASDADDIVQEAYLRALRFFDGFRGENARAWLLAIVRNTWMTEWRRRSDAADGTLFDEAMHGLHESDRLPGWDDASPGDPEMLAVRRDECALVREALAGLPVVFREVLVLREMEDMSYREIETIVGVPAGTVMSRLARGRQMLAVALRAAQAGGAHASSSSTSPSAQVTRLARVPLDGTTRGGRDE, from the coding sequence GTGACCGATGCGCAAACCCCCGGCGCTCAGGCGTCAGGACGATTCGAAGCGCTGGCCTTGCCGCATCTCGATGCGGCTTACAACCTCGCGCGCTGGCTCTCGGGCAGCGCAAGCGATGCGGACGACATCGTGCAGGAGGCCTATCTGCGTGCGCTGCGCTTTTTCGACGGTTTTCGTGGCGAGAATGCGAGGGCGTGGCTGCTGGCGATCGTGCGCAATACCTGGATGACCGAGTGGCGACGCCGCTCCGACGCCGCCGACGGCACGCTGTTCGACGAGGCCATGCATGGTTTGCACGAGTCGGATCGTCTGCCGGGCTGGGACGACGCGTCGCCGGGCGATCCGGAAATGCTGGCGGTGCGCCGCGACGAATGTGCGCTGGTGCGCGAGGCGCTTGCGGGCTTGCCCGTCGTGTTTCGCGAAGTGTTGGTTTTGCGTGAGATGGAGGATATGAGCTACCGGGAAATCGAGACGATCGTCGGCGTGCCTGCGGGCACGGTCATGTCGCGGCTCGCGCGTGGCAGACAGATGCTCGCGGTGGCGTTGCGCGCGGCGCAAGCGGGTGGAGCGCACGCTTCGTCGTCGTCGACGTCCCCATCCGCGCAAGTGACACGCCTTGCGCGCGTGCCGCTCGACGGTACGACTCGAGGAGGACGCGATGAGTAA